A single genomic interval of Halobacillus halophilus DSM 2266 harbors:
- a CDS encoding lipoate--protein ligase family protein, whose amino-acid sequence MKNIHPLLQPQKYRFMDQSNLGPSFSALQSFAIDDALSMSVGEGMSPTAARLWVHHNTVVLGIPDARLPYIKDGIDYLKTEGYRVIVRNSGGLAVVLDEGVLNLSFIFPDSKEVNIHDGYEAMVSFTQLLFEDLTDQIEAYEITRSYCPGTYDLSIGGQKFAGISQRRVKNGSAVQIYLDVTGSGAERARLLKQFYEIGKREEETRFTYPVIDPKVMASLNELLDTRLSVSDVRDRILKKIYELSGEVTVDPLEGQEIEWFNKRLEQMIQRNEKALENLT is encoded by the coding sequence ATGAAAAACATACATCCGTTATTACAACCTCAAAAATATCGCTTCATGGACCAAAGTAATTTAGGGCCCTCCTTTTCCGCCCTTCAGTCCTTTGCCATAGATGATGCTTTATCGATGTCGGTAGGAGAAGGAATGAGTCCGACTGCGGCAAGGCTTTGGGTTCATCATAACACAGTGGTTCTCGGAATCCCTGATGCTCGACTGCCTTACATTAAGGATGGAATTGACTATCTGAAAACGGAAGGATACCGGGTCATTGTAAGAAATTCAGGGGGTCTCGCCGTTGTATTAGACGAAGGTGTTCTGAATTTATCATTTATATTCCCGGACTCTAAAGAAGTGAACATTCACGATGGCTATGAAGCTATGGTTTCGTTTACTCAACTGCTGTTTGAAGACCTAACCGATCAAATTGAAGCCTATGAAATTACACGTTCCTATTGTCCAGGTACTTATGATTTAAGTATCGGCGGTCAAAAGTTCGCTGGAATTTCCCAGCGCCGGGTCAAAAATGGCTCGGCCGTCCAAATTTATCTGGATGTCACCGGAAGTGGTGCTGAACGAGCCCGGCTTTTAAAACAATTCTATGAAATTGGGAAGCGTGAAGAGGAAACACGCTTCACCTATCCCGTCATTGATCCTAAGGTTATGGCTTCTCTCAATGAACTGTTAGACACCCGCCTCAGTGTATCTGACGTACGCGATCGGATCCTTAAAAAAATCTACGAGCTATCTGGTGAAGTCACCGTTGATCCCCTGGAAGGTCAAGAGATTGAATGGTTTAACAAACGGCTGGAACAGATGATCCAGCGGAATGAAAAAGCGCTTGAAAACCTTACCTAA
- the pta gene encoding phosphate acetyltransferase: MSNLFDTLRSKINGQGKKVVFPEGLDERILTAVSQLGTEDLLTPVLVGNEEKVKQKASEVGVDISSAEILDPANYDAFDEMVANFVERRKGKATEEKAREILQDENYFGTMLVYMGKADGLVSGAAHSTADTVRPALQIIKTKPGIKKTSGVFVMVRDEEKYVFADCAININPDSQDLAEIALASADTAKLFDIDPRVAMLSFSTRGSAKSPETEKVTEALGLAKEQNSNLVIDGEFQFDAAFVPSVAEKKAPDSPLKGEANTFIFPSLEAGNIGYKIAQRLGNFDAVGPVLQGLNQPVNDLSRGCNADDVYKLAIITAAQSL; the protein is encoded by the coding sequence ATGAGCAACCTATTTGATACATTGAGATCTAAGATAAACGGACAAGGCAAGAAGGTCGTGTTTCCGGAAGGTTTGGACGAACGTATTTTAACAGCTGTCAGTCAGCTTGGTACAGAAGATTTACTGACACCTGTACTAGTCGGAAATGAAGAAAAAGTAAAACAGAAGGCATCTGAGGTTGGAGTGGATATTTCTTCTGCTGAAATTCTGGATCCTGCCAATTATGATGCTTTTGATGAAATGGTGGCCAATTTCGTGGAGCGCCGTAAAGGAAAAGCCACTGAAGAGAAAGCACGAGAGATCCTGCAGGATGAAAACTACTTTGGTACAATGCTTGTTTACATGGGCAAAGCCGATGGTCTTGTAAGTGGTGCTGCTCATTCCACAGCAGATACCGTAAGACCTGCTCTTCAGATCATTAAAACAAAGCCTGGAATTAAGAAGACGTCAGGTGTATTCGTAATGGTACGTGATGAAGAGAAGTATGTTTTCGCTGATTGTGCGATTAACATTAACCCTGATAGTCAGGATTTGGCTGAAATTGCTTTGGCTAGTGCCGACACGGCAAAGCTGTTTGACATCGACCCGAGAGTTGCTATGCTCAGCTTCTCTACTAGAGGCTCAGCAAAATCTCCAGAAACAGAAAAAGTAACGGAAGCTTTAGGACTTGCTAAAGAGCAGAATTCTAATCTTGTAATCGATGGAGAATTCCAGTTCGATGCAGCCTTTGTTCCTTCTGTGGCTGAGAAAAAAGCACCGGACTCTCCGCTTAAAGGAGAAGCGAACACGTTTATTTTCCCAAGTCTTGAAGCGGGTAACATTGGTTACAAAATCGCTCAGCGTCTTGGTAATTTCGATGCCGTAGGTCCTGTATTGCAAGGCTTGAACCAGCCGGTTAACGATCTTTCAAGAGGTTGTAATGCTGATGATGTGTACAAACTTGCGATCATTACTGCTGCTCAATCACTATAA
- the hemQ gene encoding hydrogen peroxide-dependent heme synthase has product MPEAVVTMDGWYCLHDFRSIDWTSWKYASSEEREQAIHEFQQMISNWEDTEKSKQGSHALYTIMGQKADFMMMILRPTMEELNEIETAFNKTKLAEFTTPAYSYVSVVELSNYMGNANEEDPEIQARLKPTLPKWNHICFYPMDKRRQGNDNWYVLEKDERAKLMYAHGMTGRQYAGKIRQIITGSIGFDDWEWGVTLFAHDVLQFKKLVYEMRFDEVTSRYGDFGSFYIGNLLKPDAVPQFLHV; this is encoded by the coding sequence ATGCCAGAAGCAGTAGTAACCATGGATGGATGGTATTGCCTGCACGATTTCCGTTCAATTGACTGGACCTCTTGGAAATATGCCTCGAGTGAAGAACGCGAGCAGGCCATTCACGAATTCCAACAGATGATTTCCAATTGGGAAGATACCGAAAAAAGTAAACAGGGCAGCCATGCTCTCTACACCATCATGGGACAAAAAGCTGATTTCATGATGATGATCTTACGTCCAACGATGGAAGAATTAAATGAAATCGAAACAGCTTTCAACAAAACGAAGCTCGCCGAGTTTACCACCCCTGCCTATTCTTATGTATCAGTTGTGGAACTCTCTAACTACATGGGAAATGCGAATGAAGAGGACCCTGAAATTCAGGCGCGATTAAAACCAACCCTTCCGAAGTGGAATCATATCTGCTTCTATCCAATGGACAAGCGCCGCCAGGGCAACGATAACTGGTACGTACTTGAAAAAGACGAACGTGCTAAACTTATGTACGCACACGGAATGACCGGACGCCAGTATGCTGGCAAGATTCGCCAAATCATCACCGGCTCCATCGGCTTTGATGACTGGGAATGGGGCGTTACTCTATTCGCTCACGATGTACTCCAGTTCAAAAAGCTTGTGTATGAAATGCGTTTTGATGAGGTTACGTCCCGTTATGGCGATTTCGGTTCCTTCTATATTGGCAACCTGCTTAAACCGGATGCTGTTCCTCAATTCTTACATGTATAA
- a CDS encoding cell wall hydrolase, protein MAVIPYNEADVKLLGRLMRAEAEGDGQLGMLMVGNTGVNRVRGDCIDFTDIDSIRQMVYQSPGGFEATQKGYFYQRSREKDRRLARKVINGKRYHPASNSLWFFMPGGSCPAQWFGQWNTGRFKSHCFYSPTRSACPSVY, encoded by the coding sequence GTGGCTGTTATTCCTTACAACGAAGCGGACGTTAAGCTTCTTGGAAGACTCATGCGTGCAGAAGCAGAGGGTGATGGGCAACTGGGTATGCTTATGGTCGGGAACACGGGTGTTAATCGTGTACGGGGGGACTGTATTGATTTCACAGATATTGATTCGATCAGGCAGATGGTCTATCAAAGTCCAGGAGGCTTTGAAGCAACACAAAAAGGATACTTTTACCAGCGATCCCGCGAAAAGGACCGAAGGCTGGCAAGGAAAGTTATTAATGGCAAGCGGTATCATCCGGCCAGCAACTCTCTCTGGTTCTTCATGCCTGGAGGCAGCTGCCCGGCCCAGTGGTTTGGTCAATGGAATACAGGAAGGTTCAAATCCCACTGTTTTTATTCTCCTACTAGGTCTGCTTGTCCAAGTGTGTACTAA
- the gerQ gene encoding spore coat protein GerQ, with the protein MAQKKPSMGGAQQGQQQMYNQPTSPYYASNPYMYYYPSAPASNQGQGGFPPAYSGGGQVPQMPQGQSGGINPPNMLPTEQSYIENILRLNAGKTATVYMTFENNDQWNAKVFKGIIEAAGRDHIILSDPETGKRYLLLMIYLDYITFDEEINYSYPFNGGGSGFAQYQPR; encoded by the coding sequence TTGGCTCAGAAAAAACCATCTATGGGAGGCGCCCAGCAAGGGCAGCAGCAAATGTATAATCAACCCACCTCCCCTTATTACGCGAGTAATCCATATATGTATTATTATCCAAGCGCTCCAGCTTCCAATCAGGGACAGGGAGGTTTTCCACCTGCATATAGTGGTGGCGGGCAGGTGCCTCAAATGCCTCAGGGACAGTCTGGCGGTATAAATCCACCTAATATGCTTCCCACAGAACAATCGTATATTGAAAACATTTTACGATTAAACGCCGGAAAGACCGCTACCGTGTACATGACATTCGAAAATAACGATCAGTGGAATGCCAAAGTTTTTAAAGGCATTATCGAAGCTGCCGGTAGGGACCATATCATTTTAAGTGATCCTGAAACAGGAAAACGTTATTTACTGCTGATGATCTATCTTGACTATATTACCTTTGATGAAGAAATTAATTATAGCTATCCGTTCAACGGTGGAGGATCAGGTTTCGCTCAGTACCAGCCAAGATAA
- a CDS encoding DUF423 domain-containing protein has product MKLILIVAVINGFLSVALGAFGAHGLEGKVSEKGLDQWGKAVNYQMFHTMALFVTALLMSKIQTGLMTGAGWFFVAGIILFSGSLYIYAPTGIKTFAMITPLGGLSFLIGWILLGYAVIKHL; this is encoded by the coding sequence ATGAAACTTATTTTAATTGTAGCGGTTATTAATGGCTTTCTTTCGGTTGCTCTTGGAGCTTTTGGGGCACATGGACTAGAAGGGAAAGTGTCTGAAAAAGGCTTGGATCAATGGGGGAAAGCGGTTAATTATCAAATGTTCCATACAATGGCTTTATTTGTGACCGCCTTATTAATGAGCAAAATCCAGACCGGATTGATGACGGGAGCAGGGTGGTTCTTCGTAGCAGGCATTATTCTCTTCTCGGGAAGTCTTTATATCTATGCGCCTACAGGTATTAAAACGTTTGCTATGATTACCCCGCTCGGAGGTCTATCCTTTTTAATCGGCTGGATTCTGCTTGGTTATGCGGTTATTAAACACCTTTAA
- a CDS encoding YwdI family protein, translating to MAIPNQSVLKKMSSEIQEAMLQHGDEQKVREHIRSVRLLADLFLEQGQEDTTSSKQGSQKMHEPTADEIRQMMGADKTPDSKPKKEENRLEDDDANGSSIFDF from the coding sequence ATGGCGATACCAAATCAAAGCGTTCTCAAAAAAATGTCCAGTGAAATACAGGAAGCTATGCTTCAGCACGGTGACGAGCAAAAAGTTCGTGAACATATACGTTCTGTAAGATTGTTAGCGGATCTATTTTTAGAACAGGGGCAGGAAGACACGACCTCTTCTAAACAAGGAAGTCAAAAGATGCATGAACCGACGGCAGATGAAATACGGCAGATGATGGGGGCCGATAAAACTCCAGACTCTAAACCAAAGAAAGAAGAAAATCGGCTGGAGGATGATGATGCTAACGGGTCATCAATTTTCGATTTTTAG
- a CDS encoding sodium-dependent transporter, with protein MHREKWGTKLGFMLAAMGSAVGLGNIWRFSFVAGNNGGGAFLLLYLLFVLIIGIPLLLTEVSIGRKAESDVVGSFQKLAKGTPWYLTGFFGIISSFLILSFYAVVAGWAIFYFWNYINGSFFTQPAVGYEGAFGQFISHTWHPIAWTALFMILTITIVLSGVKKGIEAANKIFMPLLALILIALAVFSLSLDGASEGVKFLFQPNWSALSEPSIYIAALGQAFFSLSLGMGAMLTYGSYLRKENKLPSAALGIGLMDTFFAVISGLVIFPAVFAFGIDPSSGPPLVFITLPSIFEQMPFGGIIGLVFFFALILASLSSSVSILEVPTAYFMRVFSWTRFATSVLMGSIMFVMGIAVSLGFGIWSGVTPIGEKNILDSMDYIASNILLPLGGLSMALLVGWYFKKSEALESADLSSSSIGGFWYFIVKWMAPILIVLIFLNKIGIIF; from the coding sequence ATGCACAGAGAAAAATGGGGGACAAAATTAGGTTTTATGCTGGCTGCTATGGGCTCAGCTGTAGGACTGGGTAATATATGGCGCTTTTCATTCGTGGCGGGTAATAACGGTGGAGGAGCTTTCTTGTTACTTTATCTGTTATTCGTGCTTATTATAGGAATCCCTCTATTGCTTACAGAGGTAAGTATTGGACGGAAAGCAGAAAGCGATGTAGTAGGGTCTTTTCAAAAGCTAGCTAAAGGAACGCCCTGGTATTTAACAGGCTTTTTCGGTATTATCAGCTCATTCCTTATCTTAAGTTTTTATGCCGTAGTTGCAGGCTGGGCAATCTTTTATTTCTGGAATTATATCAATGGATCATTCTTTACACAGCCGGCAGTCGGGTATGAAGGAGCGTTTGGACAATTTATCAGCCATACGTGGCATCCAATTGCCTGGACCGCACTTTTCATGATATTAACGATTACTATTGTATTAAGTGGTGTTAAAAAAGGGATTGAAGCAGCGAATAAAATTTTTATGCCGCTGTTGGCATTAATCCTCATCGCGCTTGCGGTCTTCAGTTTATCGCTTGATGGTGCTTCAGAGGGAGTGAAGTTTTTATTCCAGCCGAATTGGTCGGCATTAAGTGAGCCTTCTATTTATATTGCTGCTCTCGGTCAGGCCTTCTTCTCGCTTAGTCTGGGGATGGGGGCGATGCTTACGTATGGAAGTTACTTAAGGAAAGAGAATAAACTTCCAAGCGCCGCTTTAGGTATTGGCTTAATGGATACGTTCTTTGCCGTGATTTCAGGGCTCGTAATCTTTCCTGCGGTTTTTGCCTTTGGTATAGATCCGAGCTCAGGTCCACCGCTCGTATTCATTACACTTCCTAGTATTTTTGAACAGATGCCGTTTGGAGGAATCATTGGCCTGGTGTTTTTCTTTGCCTTGATTTTGGCTTCTCTTTCTTCATCCGTTTCCATTCTGGAAGTACCTACAGCTTATTTTATGCGGGTATTCAGTTGGACGCGCTTTGCGACAAGTGTGCTTATGGGGTCTATCATGTTCGTCATGGGCATCGCTGTCTCCTTAGGATTCGGTATTTGGTCAGGCGTCACGCCGATTGGAGAAAAAAATATCCTGGACTCCATGGATTATATTGCTTCCAATATTCTCCTGCCGCTAGGCGGTCTGTCCATGGCCCTTCTTGTTGGATGGTACTTTAAAAAGTCAGAAGCTCTGGAATCTGCGGACTTGTCCTCTTCTTCTATTGGAGGCTTCTGGTATTTCATCGTGAAGTGGATGGCTCCCATCCTTATAGTATTGATTTTCTTAAACAAAATCGGTATTATCTTTTAA
- a CDS encoding YwaF family protein, with amino-acid sequence MKDWFGTGSRYPFEILGASHITMLFIFTIVLFGIALASKWLHTHERFRQVMRYSLLVLLLLSEISYQLWAYVNGVWSLGGHVPLHLCGIASLIGIYTLITYQPTLIKINFFIGILPALIALITPDVPFDFHHYRFWKFFLHHMAIPWASLFLVVTSSFRITWKDMTNSYLLLVGYALIIGFLNPLMDANYLYLEHPPTVFTPLSLMGEGMIYYLNLAFTAFLAFAFMYGFYKLGSRIKLL; translated from the coding sequence ATGAAAGATTGGTTCGGAACAGGAAGCCGTTATCCCTTTGAAATACTTGGAGCCAGTCACATAACCATGCTTTTTATTTTCACGATTGTTCTTTTCGGTATTGCCCTGGCTTCTAAATGGCTTCATACACATGAACGGTTTCGTCAGGTTATGAGGTATTCTTTACTGGTCCTTCTTCTGCTTTCAGAGATCAGCTACCAGTTGTGGGCTTATGTAAATGGAGTCTGGAGCCTCGGCGGTCATGTCCCCCTGCACTTATGCGGAATTGCTTCTTTAATAGGGATCTACACTCTTATTACCTATCAGCCAACGCTTATAAAAATAAATTTTTTCATAGGCATTCTTCCTGCTCTTATTGCATTGATCACTCCTGATGTACCCTTTGACTTTCACCATTACCGTTTCTGGAAATTCTTCCTGCACCATATGGCTATCCCATGGGCAAGCTTGTTTCTTGTGGTGACCTCTTCTTTCCGTATTACCTGGAAGGATATGACCAATAGTTATCTACTATTAGTGGGGTATGCCTTAATTATAGGTTTTCTTAATCCTCTCATGGATGCAAATTATTTATATTTGGAGCACCCTCCCACTGTCTTTACTCCCCTCAGCCTTATGGGAGAAGGAATGATCTACTATCTTAATTTAGCTTTTACTGCGTTCCTTGCATTTGCTTTTATGTACGGATTTTATAAACTGGGATCCAGAATTAAACTTCTCTAA
- a CDS encoding phasin family protein translates to MSDLLKKGFHLGLGAAISGKEKFEKMVNEMVKHGDVSPAQAKTMINSWISKGENVDKEWSDHSKAKFQDRMKELGFVSKEEYELLEARIQRLENLYNQR, encoded by the coding sequence ATGAGCGATTTACTGAAGAAAGGATTTCATTTAGGGCTGGGAGCGGCTATCAGTGGAAAAGAGAAATTCGAGAAAATGGTAAATGAAATGGTGAAACACGGGGATGTGAGTCCAGCGCAGGCAAAAACGATGATCAACTCCTGGATCAGCAAAGGTGAGAACGTGGATAAAGAATGGTCCGACCATTCGAAAGCAAAGTTTCAGGATCGCATGAAAGAACTTGGCTTTGTCTCAAAAGAAGAATATGAACTTCTTGAAGCAAGAATTCAAAGACTTGAAAATTTATATAATCAGCGTTAA
- a CDS encoding ABC1 kinase family protein, translating to MKNRLKYISIYRIAIIVWMSIKFLVQIFWFQKRHRIWDQDTKRKWEDMLEKQAGEYRKKAIALGGLLIKFGQFLSSRGDLLPRAFIKELEGLVDRVEPMPFYRSKEIMEEDWNAPLEEHLSNIHEDPVASASIGEVYKASLKDGTAVAVKVQRYRVKDIFKMDFKALKIVFWLVDHFTSYGKKADLPALYREVVRVISNELDFTMELENGNQFKKRFSHFPSVYIPDYYTDLSTKRVLVMEWIEGTKITDLSFIKKHQISREQIAKTLFDLSVEQFLDAGMFHSDPHPGNLMLQSDGTIVVIDFGMVGEIRQEDTNSLRAMVQGFILEDYDRVIAALQDMDFLLENADTERVKKLIKQTTDMYLEGNFDKLDANMMNDVMTDIQQFVKDQPIQLPADYAFLGRATSIIVGVLSSVYPQVDLIQWGRPVIKEWVSGEDSNYSIFKEVAKETARPLLSLPRALVEYLEDGDKEREWKSYHQRNHLFHQFYLFYAFLSLVFIGSGAAALYLTVIQTVLPSIWIGVSLLGLGLIGFISCVMSHFKMIKRIHHNRRNEV from the coding sequence ATGAAAAATCGCTTAAAATACATATCGATTTATAGAATTGCCATTATTGTTTGGATGTCTATCAAGTTCCTTGTTCAAATTTTCTGGTTTCAAAAGAGACATCGTATTTGGGATCAGGATACCAAAAGGAAATGGGAAGACATGCTGGAAAAGCAGGCAGGCGAATACCGTAAAAAGGCTATTGCGCTTGGCGGACTCCTTATTAAGTTTGGACAGTTTTTAAGTTCACGCGGTGACTTGCTTCCGCGAGCTTTTATTAAAGAATTAGAAGGGCTAGTGGACCGGGTAGAACCTATGCCTTTTTACAGGTCAAAAGAAATAATGGAAGAAGACTGGAATGCACCTCTGGAAGAGCATTTATCCAACATTCACGAAGATCCAGTTGCATCAGCCTCCATCGGTGAAGTTTATAAAGCTTCATTAAAAGATGGAACTGCTGTCGCGGTTAAAGTTCAGCGATACCGTGTGAAGGATATCTTTAAAATGGATTTCAAAGCTTTGAAAATTGTTTTCTGGCTGGTCGACCATTTTACATCCTATGGGAAAAAAGCTGATTTACCAGCCTTGTACCGTGAGGTCGTCAGGGTAATCAGCAATGAACTGGACTTTACGATGGAACTTGAGAACGGAAATCAATTCAAAAAGAGATTCAGCCATTTTCCTTCCGTTTATATTCCGGATTACTACACGGATTTGTCTACTAAACGGGTTCTTGTTATGGAGTGGATCGAAGGAACCAAAATTACAGACTTATCGTTTATAAAGAAACACCAAATAAGCCGGGAGCAAATTGCAAAAACATTATTTGATTTAAGTGTTGAACAGTTCCTCGATGCTGGAATGTTCCATTCGGATCCTCATCCAGGAAATCTAATGCTCCAATCAGATGGGACGATTGTGGTTATTGATTTTGGGATGGTGGGGGAAATACGGCAGGAGGACACAAATTCTCTCAGGGCTATGGTTCAAGGCTTTATTTTAGAAGACTATGATAGGGTGATCGCCGCTTTACAGGATATGGATTTTTTATTGGAAAACGCAGATACGGAACGTGTGAAGAAATTGATCAAGCAAACGACCGATATGTATCTAGAAGGGAACTTTGACAAGCTGGATGCGAATATGATGAATGATGTGATGACAGATATTCAGCAATTTGTTAAAGACCAGCCGATCCAGCTTCCTGCTGATTATGCTTTTCTGGGCAGAGCTACCTCGATTATCGTCGGAGTCCTAAGCAGTGTGTACCCTCAAGTGGATCTGATTCAATGGGGACGTCCGGTAATCAAGGAATGGGTGTCAGGAGAAGACTCGAATTATTCTATTTTTAAAGAAGTGGCTAAAGAAACCGCCCGTCCGCTCTTATCCTTACCAAGAGCGCTCGTTGAATATTTGGAAGATGGCGACAAGGAGCGAGAGTGGAAGAGTTACCACCAGAGAAACCATCTATTTCATCAATTTTACTTATTTTATGCCTTTTTATCCCTCGTTTTCATCGGCTCTGGTGCTGCTGCATTGTATCTTACAGTCATCCAAACCGTGCTGCCATCTATTTGGATAGGAGTGTCTCTGCTTGGCTTGGGTCTTATAGGATTCATAAGCTGTGTCATGAGTCATTTTAAAATGATTAAACGAATACATCATAATAGGAGGAATGAAGTATGA
- a CDS encoding GNAT family N-acetyltransferase, whose amino-acid sequence MNISELEVKNLHKVANWLYHMNEIDHHYVAWLASDPNEIFEQIWTLTQFKEPLAFVAWEGEEIIGFLGILPFFEQKLCRLLGPFATKEHQAVIESMWDKASVTMQLHFDVVKVACFEANHHLLAFTKRHDFELYNVEKTLAVHRTNFEPSHMESHSITDMQQDDFEAIDKLHPKASYYTTEEMIQLSRQSENQLWGYQLDGEIAGYLYFETILEGHEGEICFVNVDKHEQGSGIGTELIEHALQYAFHALHLDVVTLSVRTQNEQAENLYRHFGFREINTIHAYQKTIEKQKPPVLNIFH is encoded by the coding sequence ATGAATATCAGCGAACTTGAAGTCAAGAATCTACATAAAGTTGCCAATTGGCTTTATCATATGAACGAAATAGACCACCACTATGTCGCCTGGCTGGCATCGGATCCTAACGAAATATTCGAACAAATATGGACGCTCACTCAGTTCAAGGAACCGTTGGCTTTCGTGGCATGGGAGGGAGAAGAAATCATTGGATTTCTAGGCATCCTGCCGTTTTTCGAACAAAAACTTTGCCGTTTGCTAGGACCATTCGCTACAAAAGAACACCAGGCAGTAATTGAAAGCATGTGGGATAAGGCTTCGGTCACTATGCAGCTACACTTCGATGTGGTGAAGGTGGCCTGCTTTGAAGCTAATCATCATTTGCTGGCTTTTACAAAACGTCATGATTTTGAATTATACAATGTAGAAAAGACGCTGGCTGTTCATCGCACGAACTTCGAACCTTCACATATGGAAAGTCATTCTATTACAGACATGCAACAAGATGATTTTGAGGCTATTGATAAGCTGCACCCCAAAGCATCGTATTATACGACAGAAGAAATGATTCAGTTATCCAGGCAGTCTGAGAATCAACTGTGGGGTTACCAATTAGATGGTGAAATAGCAGGTTACTTATATTTTGAAACGATTCTTGAGGGTCATGAAGGGGAAATATGTTTTGTGAACGTCGATAAACATGAACAGGGCAGCGGAATCGGAACGGAATTGATTGAACACGCACTGCAATACGCTTTTCACGCTCTCCATTTAGATGTAGTCACCCTATCCGTTCGCACACAGAATGAACAGGCGGAAAACCTTTATAGACACTTTGGATTTAGAGAAATCAATACCATCCATGCCTATCAAAAGACCATCGAAAAACAAAAACCGCCGGTACTCAACATTTTTCACTAA
- a CDS encoding fructosamine kinase family protein, which yields MDKVIRNALHSIGDQTPIESMKQVSGGDINQSYYIRTNKQPYFIKGNEGVPSHFFKVEADGLERIQKTRTIQVPQVHYYDEPENGEKGVLVMDWIQQSGQASPEELGRNLALMHKETADHYGLGHSTFVGELDQPNDWKTSWLDYYRDYRLAPQLQLAIQNGRASAKRRSKLEALLEKLDQWIPEKPEASLLHGDLWGGNWMSDAEGRPYLIDPSVLYGDHAFELAFTELFGGFPSSFYKAYEQTFPLPSNYEEVKPLYQLFYLLVHLNMFGESYGSSVDRILNHYTD from the coding sequence ATGGATAAAGTCATTAGAAACGCTTTACATTCAATTGGAGATCAGACTCCGATTGAATCCATGAAGCAAGTGAGTGGTGGAGATATCAATCAGTCGTATTACATCAGGACGAACAAACAACCTTACTTTATTAAAGGAAACGAAGGAGTTCCTTCTCACTTTTTCAAAGTAGAAGCCGATGGGCTCGAACGAATCCAAAAAACCCGTACCATCCAAGTTCCGCAAGTCCATTACTATGATGAACCGGAAAATGGTGAAAAAGGCGTACTCGTTATGGATTGGATCCAGCAAAGCGGTCAAGCATCCCCTGAAGAGCTGGGCAGGAACCTGGCCCTTATGCATAAAGAAACGGCTGATCATTATGGACTCGGGCATTCCACTTTTGTAGGGGAGCTGGACCAGCCTAATGATTGGAAAACTTCCTGGCTTGACTATTACAGGGACTACAGGCTGGCTCCTCAGCTTCAATTAGCCATCCAAAATGGACGAGCTTCCGCAAAACGACGTTCGAAACTCGAAGCGTTGTTAGAGAAACTCGATCAGTGGATACCAGAAAAACCTGAGGCTTCGCTCCTTCACGGAGATCTTTGGGGCGGGAACTGGATGTCAGATGCAGAGGGACGTCCTTACCTTATTGATCCTTCCGTCCTGTATGGAGATCATGCATTCGAACTCGCCTTCACAGAATTATTTGGAGGCTTTCCTTCTTCCTTTTATAAGGCTTACGAGCAGACATTCCCGCTCCCTTCCAACTATGAAGAGGTCAAACCGCTTTATCAACTCTTTTATTTGCTCGTTCATCTTAATATGTTCGGAGAAAGTTACGGGAGCAGCGTTGATCGAATCCTAAACCATTATACAGACTAA